In Desulfosalsimonas propionicica, the following are encoded in one genomic region:
- a CDS encoding 3'-5' exoribonuclease YhaM family protein, translating to MKKWFVSQLKSGQAVTELFVLAEKTLSHKKDGAPYLSIALSDKTGRVRGVVWDNVEQIADAAAAGDVVRVQGHISEYRGGLQVVVKGLEPAETGADPADFLPATRRNPEQMLERIKALGQAVSSDVLRGLLDAFWNDAGFVAQFKQAPAAKKMHHAYIGGLLEHSLSLALLADRVAGHYSGIDRDLLITGAILHDIGKINEFVFDTNIDYSSEGRLVSHIVIGVGMLEEKIRQIPDFPKQTALLLRHMMVSHHGSRELGSPEPPKTLEAVLLNYLDEIDAKIKGIREFMESQDADAEWTGYHKPLERFFFRGTPETQG from the coding sequence ATGAAAAAGTGGTTCGTCAGTCAGCTAAAATCCGGCCAGGCCGTGACCGAACTCTTTGTTCTGGCTGAAAAGACGCTGAGTCACAAAAAAGACGGGGCCCCGTATCTCAGTATTGCGTTATCGGATAAGACCGGGCGGGTCCGGGGCGTTGTATGGGACAACGTGGAGCAGATCGCCGATGCAGCTGCGGCCGGAGACGTGGTCCGTGTACAGGGCCATATCTCCGAATACCGGGGGGGACTGCAGGTGGTGGTCAAGGGGCTGGAGCCCGCTGAAACCGGTGCTGATCCCGCTGACTTTCTGCCCGCCACCCGGAGGAACCCGGAACAGATGCTTGAGCGGATCAAAGCTCTCGGGCAGGCTGTTTCCTCTGATGTGCTGCGGGGACTGCTCGATGCCTTCTGGAATGATGCCGGCTTTGTCGCACAGTTTAAACAAGCCCCTGCGGCCAAGAAAATGCATCATGCCTATATCGGCGGCCTGCTTGAGCACAGCCTGTCCCTGGCCCTGCTCGCAGACCGGGTGGCCGGTCATTACTCCGGCATTGACCGGGATCTGCTGATCACCGGTGCCATTCTGCATGACATTGGCAAAATCAATGAATTTGTATTTGATACAAACATTGATTATTCCAGCGAAGGCCGGCTTGTCAGCCATATTGTTATCGGGGTGGGGATGCTTGAAGAAAAAATCCGGCAGATCCCGGATTTTCCCAAGCAAACGGCGCTTCTGCTGCGGCACATGATGGTCAGCCATCACGGCAGCCGGGAACTGGGTTCCCCGGAACCGCCCAAAACCCTTGAAGCCGTATTGCTCAATTATCTTGATGAAATCGACGCCAAGATCAAAGGCATCCGTGAATTTATGGAAAGTCAGGATGCAGACGCCGAATGGACGGGCTATCACAAACCCCTGGAGCGGTTTTTTTTCCGGGGTACACCGGAAACCCAGGGCTGA
- a CDS encoding ribonuclease J, which yields MLKIIPLGGLGEIGLNMMALECRGSIVVIDAGLMFPEDYMLGVDYVIPDMGYLFQNKNRVRAIVLTHAHEDHIGALPYLLREIQAPVYGTAFTLGMVRHKIEEHGLLASASLHEIRAGQKLAIAPFSFLFIRVHHSVLDGVGMAIDTPYGLIVHTGDFKISDSTIAGLETDMDSFARCGEKGVLALLSDSTNVEREGRTPSDARVQKSLENIVVNSPGRVIVALFASNVSRIQQVINIIKSGRRKILFNGRSIELSVRIARDLNLLHVPEGMEIFLEDIDAYPEEEVMILTTGSQGEPMSALARMSTGIHKQIKVKPGDTVVLSSKFIPGNEKAIAKIINNLFRRGANVIYEKISDIHVSGHAFRDELKMMIETVRPRYFIPIHGEYRHLYHHSQLAAECGIARDHVLLAEDGDVVVFEERGARISERIPTSRVLVDGKGIGDVGRLVLKERRLLSEEGMVAVTMAIDEDTGFVIYGPEIVSKGFVFETETGHIIEDAKCVVLEIVDDAVDLPHPADIIRRRLPGALREYFSFTIKRRPVILPFILEL from the coding sequence ATGCTGAAAATCATCCCTCTTGGCGGACTCGGAGAAATCGGCCTGAATATGATGGCCCTGGAATGCAGAGGCTCCATTGTGGTCATTGACGCAGGCCTGATGTTTCCGGAAGACTACATGCTGGGGGTGGATTATGTGATCCCGGACATGGGATATCTGTTTCAGAACAAAAACCGGGTCAGGGCCATTGTCCTGACCCATGCCCATGAAGATCATATAGGGGCCCTGCCGTATCTGCTCCGGGAAATCCAGGCGCCGGTCTACGGCACGGCCTTTACCCTGGGCATGGTCCGCCACAAGATAGAAGAGCACGGCCTGCTGGCCTCAGCCAGCCTCCACGAAATTCGGGCGGGCCAAAAGCTGGCAATTGCGCCTTTTTCCTTTTTATTTATCCGGGTCCATCACAGCGTGCTCGACGGGGTGGGCATGGCCATTGACACGCCATACGGCCTGATTGTGCACACCGGGGATTTCAAAATTTCCGATTCCACCATTGCCGGGCTGGAAACCGATATGGATTCCTTTGCCCGGTGCGGGGAAAAGGGGGTTTTGGCGCTTTTATCTGATTCCACGAACGTGGAAAGGGAAGGGCGCACCCCTTCGGATGCGCGGGTGCAAAAAAGTCTGGAAAACATTGTTGTCAACAGCCCGGGCCGGGTGATTGTTGCCCTGTTTGCCTCCAATGTATCCCGCATCCAGCAGGTTATCAATATCATCAAGTCCGGCCGGCGAAAGATTTTGTTCAACGGCAGAAGCATTGAGCTCAGTGTCCGGATTGCCCGGGATTTGAACCTGCTCCATGTCCCGGAGGGTATGGAGATTTTTCTTGAGGATATCGACGCCTACCCTGAGGAAGAGGTGATGATTCTCACCACCGGAAGTCAGGGCGAGCCCATGTCTGCCCTGGCACGCATGTCCACCGGCATTCACAAACAGATCAAGGTCAAGCCCGGCGACACGGTGGTGCTGTCCTCCAAGTTCATCCCGGGAAACGAAAAAGCCATTGCCAAGATCATCAACAACCTCTTTCGCAGGGGCGCCAATGTGATTTATGAAAAAATCTCCGACATCCACGTGTCCGGCCACGCCTTTCGCGACGAGCTCAAAATGATGATCGAAACCGTGCGTCCCAGGTATTTCATTCCCATCCACGGTGAATACCGGCATCTCTACCACCATTCCCAGCTGGCGGCTGAATGCGGTATTGCCAGGGATCATGTGCTGCTGGCCGAGGACGGCGACGTGGTTGTGTTTGAGGAACGCGGCGCCCGGATCAGCGAGCGGATCCCGACAAGCCGGGTACTGGTGGATGGCAAGGGCATTGGCGATGTGGGCCGGCTGGTGTTAAAAGAAAGGCGTCTGCTTTCCGAAGAGGGAATGGTGGCGGTGACCATGGCCATTGACGAGGATACCGGGTTTGTGATTTACGGCCCGGAAATTGTTTCCAAGGGATTTGTGTTTGAAACCGAAACCGGTCACATTATTGAAGACGCCAAGTGCGTTGTGCTCGAAATTGTTGATGATGCAGTGGATCTTCCCCATCCGGCCGATATCATCCGCCGCCGCCTGCCCGGGGCCCTCAGGGAGTACTTCAGTTTTACCATAAAGCGCCGGCCGGTAATATTGCCGTTTATCCTGGAGCTTTGA
- a CDS encoding DNA translocase FtsK yields the protein MKRLFQANPGYRTLQKEILGILCFFLVIFSLVSLMSYHPADPGFNHAADWRQVHNFFGVAGAYAAGLMLDLFGVGAFWIPVFLLMASLRFYTHDSALSPWLMASGAILLIVGTGAVSSLFKDSYLIFQTPYPAGGILGYPMMAVFEKYANRSGAMLIFAVMLAIGFIMATGISLVAVSRNAFRLVILLADCIRTRILKLLSGAAGLCKAVVNRSGQGGQKKKPAAAPRAYKPEKASQPEQLPAAVASAAPKPEEMPETRKTGAKVPVLEKTPGKSGDIKIQAPAPPALAPQPAFRQQEFESMQVQQEGFQLPPLEFLEDAEKIKDGVDHEHLRQQSALLEQKLQDFGVQGNVTEVLPGPVITRYEFAPAPGVKINKIVNLSDDLALALKALSVRIVAPIPGKAVIGIEIPNKKRELVGFKDIIASSVYKKSASRLTIALGKDIVGYPVVADLEGMPHLLIAGATGTGKSVALNTMIASILFKATPEEVKLIMIDPKRIELSNYDGIPHLIAPVVTDMKKATNSLFWAVREMERRYKLLSEKKVRNIKQYNARIEKEKPEEGQPPPSKLPYIVVIVDELADLMMVSSRDVEVSLTRLAQMARAAGIHLILATQRPSVDVLTGLIKANFPTRLSFQVSSKIDSRTIIDINGAESLLGNGDMLFLPPGTAKLQRIHGAYVSEDEVTRVIEFLKSQKAPEYDHEVIEAPEADKQENGEQDYDERYDEAVALVTKTGQASISMVQRHLRIGYNRAARMIEVMEKEGVVGPSDGVKPREVLVRNDYDHMP from the coding sequence ATGAAGCGGCTTTTTCAGGCAAACCCGGGATACCGGACCCTGCAGAAGGAAATTCTGGGAATCCTGTGTTTTTTTCTCGTGATTTTTTCTCTTGTGAGCCTGATGTCCTATCATCCGGCTGATCCCGGCTTTAACCATGCTGCGGACTGGCGGCAGGTGCATAATTTTTTCGGCGTGGCAGGGGCTTATGCTGCTGGCCTGATGCTGGATCTTTTCGGCGTGGGGGCCTTTTGGATTCCGGTTTTTTTGCTCATGGCCTCGCTTCGTTTCTATACCCACGACTCCGCCCTGTCTCCCTGGCTTATGGCATCCGGGGCAATTCTGCTCATTGTGGGCACCGGCGCGGTTTCTTCTCTGTTTAAAGACAGCTACCTGATTTTCCAGACTCCCTATCCGGCCGGTGGCATTCTTGGCTATCCAATGATGGCCGTATTTGAAAAATACGCCAACCGTTCCGGTGCCATGCTGATTTTTGCCGTCATGCTGGCTATCGGCTTTATCATGGCAACCGGAATTTCCCTGGTGGCGGTTTCCAGAAACGCATTTCGCCTGGTCATCCTTTTGGCAGACTGTATTCGGACGCGGATTCTGAAATTGCTTTCGGGTGCTGCGGGTCTATGCAAGGCCGTTGTCAACCGGTCAGGCCAGGGCGGTCAGAAAAAAAAGCCGGCTGCCGCCCCACGGGCGTATAAGCCCGAAAAAGCCAGCCAACCGGAACAACTTCCTGCGGCGGTGGCTTCAGCGGCGCCAAAACCGGAAGAAATGCCGGAAACCCGTAAAACCGGCGCAAAGGTCCCTGTTTTGGAAAAAACACCGGGCAAATCAGGTGACATCAAGATCCAGGCCCCGGCGCCGCCCGCCTTGGCACCCCAGCCCGCCTTCCGCCAGCAGGAGTTTGAATCCATGCAGGTCCAGCAGGAAGGGTTTCAATTGCCGCCCCTGGAGTTTCTTGAAGATGCGGAAAAAATCAAAGACGGGGTGGATCATGAGCATTTGCGGCAGCAGTCCGCCCTGTTGGAGCAGAAACTCCAGGATTTCGGAGTCCAGGGCAATGTTACCGAAGTGTTGCCCGGACCTGTGATCACCCGGTATGAATTCGCTCCTGCGCCCGGGGTGAAAATCAACAAGATTGTGAATCTTTCCGATGACCTGGCGCTTGCATTAAAGGCACTGAGCGTGCGCATTGTGGCCCCGATTCCCGGAAAAGCGGTTATTGGAATAGAAATTCCCAACAAGAAAAGGGAACTGGTGGGGTTTAAAGATATCATTGCCTCTTCAGTATACAAAAAATCCGCCTCCAGGCTGACCATTGCCCTTGGCAAGGACATTGTGGGTTATCCGGTTGTGGCCGATCTCGAAGGCATGCCGCACCTTTTGATTGCCGGGGCCACAGGAACGGGCAAAAGTGTTGCTTTAAACACCATGATAGCCAGCATTCTGTTTAAAGCCACCCCGGAGGAGGTCAAATTGATCATGATTGATCCCAAGCGTATTGAGCTGTCGAATTACGACGGTATCCCCCATTTGATCGCCCCTGTGGTCACAGACATGAAAAAGGCCACCAATTCGCTTTTCTGGGCTGTGCGGGAAATGGAGCGCCGCTATAAGCTGCTTTCTGAAAAAAAGGTCCGCAATATCAAGCAATACAATGCCCGGATTGAAAAGGAAAAACCCGAAGAGGGCCAGCCGCCGCCCTCGAAACTGCCCTATATCGTTGTCATCGTTGATGAGCTGGCCGACCTGATGATGGTTTCCTCCCGGGATGTGGAGGTCAGCCTCACCCGGCTGGCCCAAATGGCCCGGGCTGCAGGTATTCATTTAATTCTGGCCACCCAGCGGCCTTCAGTGGACGTGCTCACAGGCCTAATCAAGGCCAATTTTCCGACCCGCCTGTCTTTTCAGGTGTCCTCCAAGATCGATTCGCGCACCATCATCGATATCAACGGGGCGGAAAGCCTTCTTGGAAACGGGGATATGCTTTTTCTGCCCCCGGGTACGGCCAAGCTTCAGCGCATTCACGGAGCCTATGTGTCAGAAGACGAGGTCACCCGGGTGATTGAATTTCTGAAATCTCAGAAGGCACCGGAGTATGATCACGAGGTTATTGAGGCCCCTGAGGCCGACAAGCAGGAAAACGGGGAACAGGATTATGATGAGCGCTACGACGAGGCCGTAGCCCTTGTGACAAAGACCGGGCAGGCCTCGATTTCCATGGTGCAGCGGCATTTGCGTATCGGCTATAACCGGGCAGCGCGCATGATCGAGGTCATGGAAAAAGAAGGCGTTGTGGGACCCTCCGACGGGGTCAAGCCCCGGGAGGTACTGGTGCGAAACGATTATGATCATATGCCCTAA
- a CDS encoding methylated-DNA--[protein]-cysteine S-methyltransferase — MLCFSVHTWMGTVFVAAQTHPFDLQRVFLPGRPQGPGLSGLGFDFQQCPPAMAVTKMIHDYFEFCRPIATPWQWLSPERLTPLQQQVLRLTAEIPCGQVRSYRDIAVKLGKSGAARFVGNTLAANPWPLLIACHRVVRSNGETGGFGGGSLMKKKLLAHEAGNKDPALVHSY, encoded by the coding sequence ATGCTGTGTTTTTCCGTTCACACCTGGATGGGAACAGTGTTCGTGGCCGCACAAACCCATCCCTTTGATCTGCAGAGGGTTTTTTTGCCGGGCCGGCCACAGGGACCGGGGTTATCCGGTTTGGGTTTCGATTTTCAGCAATGCCCCCCGGCCATGGCTGTGACAAAAATGATACATGACTATTTTGAATTTTGCCGGCCCATTGCAACTCCATGGCAATGGCTGAGCCCGGAGCGGCTGACCCCGTTGCAGCAGCAGGTGCTGCGCCTCACGGCAGAAATTCCCTGTGGACAGGTCCGGTCCTACCGTGATATTGCCGTAAAACTGGGAAAATCCGGTGCCGCCCGGTTTGTTGGCAACACCCTGGCAGCCAACCCGTGGCCCCTGCTGATTGCCTGTCACCGGGTGGTTCGCAGCAATGGCGAAACAGGCGGATTTGGCGGCGGATCGCTAATGAAAAAGAAACTCCTGGCTCATGAAGCCGGAAACAAAGATCCGGCGCTTGTGCATTCATATTGA
- the tmk gene encoding dTMP kinase, translating to MLITLEGIEGSGKSTLIPAMVAYLEDRGHHCVVTREPGGTEAGRQIRAILLSPGNAGLDPMAELLLYEADRAQHVSRVIRPALQQGSIVICDRFCDSTVAYQGAARGISAKVVRDLNELVLGGVTPDLTFLLDLPAEIGLSRAWRQIQSGDRHTQETRFEMETIRFHEKVRQGYLDLARENPERIRVVAADAAREQVRAAIIEQLALRLAADFQP from the coding sequence ATGCTGATTACACTGGAAGGCATTGAAGGTTCCGGCAAGTCCACTCTGATTCCCGCCATGGTGGCCTATCTTGAGGACAGGGGGCACCATTGCGTGGTTACCCGGGAGCCGGGAGGCACGGAGGCGGGCCGGCAAATCCGGGCCATATTGCTTTCGCCGGGAAATGCCGGCCTGGATCCCATGGCCGAATTATTGCTCTACGAGGCCGACCGGGCCCAGCATGTCAGCCGGGTGATCCGGCCGGCCCTGCAACAGGGCAGCATTGTGATCTGCGACCGCTTCTGTGATTCAACCGTGGCTTACCAGGGTGCGGCCAGGGGCATTTCCGCAAAAGTTGTACGGGATTTGAATGAACTGGTTCTGGGCGGTGTTACGCCGGATCTGACTTTTTTGCTTGATCTTCCGGCCGAAATCGGATTATCCCGGGCATGGCGGCAGATCCAATCCGGGGACCGCCATACGCAGGAGACCCGGTTTGAGATGGAAACCATCCGGTTCCACGAAAAAGTCCGCCAGGGGTATCTGGACCTGGCGCGCGAAAATCCCGAACGCATCCGGGTGGTAGCAGCAGACGCTGCCCGGGAACAGGTGCGGGCGGCCATCATTGAACAACTTGCGCTCCGGCTTGCAGCCGATTTTCAGCCCTGA
- a CDS encoding DUF362 domain-containing protein yields MYPNFFPLPEMALYYQDLASAALRNAGQQTRLAAASQVPPSFCLNGKSIAIAVGSRRIDRLDTVVSELVAFFREKGAKPFIVPAMGSHGGACAEGQTRVLASLGITGQGLGVPVCADMNTRRIDRTDDGLPLYFSAAALDADWIVPVNRIKPHTKFSAVIESGLCKMLVIGLGLEAGAAACHRFAVSRGFSFIETAAAVVLKKLPILFGLALTENGCGKLYTIEALAPETLIHREKQLLARARSMMGTIPFDCLDILVVDQIGKEISGIGMDSNITGRHRDIAGDFSAPPCPGRIFVRDLTRDSDGNANGIGLADVTTARLVKRMDREKTAVNAVAAISPEKAAIPVYFDTDWQCMQVCIHTAGIENGSDARIVRIRDTTSLQYMEISRSLQPAANEKGGLKQVSSWRPWDFDANGNLFDFYPGN; encoded by the coding sequence TTGTATCCAAATTTTTTTCCACTGCCGGAAATGGCGCTTTATTATCAGGACCTGGCCAGCGCCGCGCTTCGGAATGCAGGACAGCAAACCCGTCTGGCCGCGGCCAGTCAGGTGCCCCCGTCTTTTTGCCTTAACGGAAAATCCATTGCCATAGCTGTTGGAAGCCGGCGCATTGACCGACTGGATACGGTCGTATCCGAACTGGTAGCATTTTTCCGTGAAAAAGGGGCAAAGCCCTTTATTGTCCCGGCCATGGGCAGCCACGGCGGAGCCTGTGCCGAGGGGCAGACCCGGGTGCTGGCCTCCCTGGGCATCACCGGGCAGGGGTTGGGCGTACCGGTATGTGCGGATATGAATACCCGCCGGATTGACAGAACCGACGACGGCCTGCCGCTTTATTTTTCCGCTGCTGCCCTGGATGCCGACTGGATTGTTCCGGTCAACCGGATCAAGCCCCACACCAAGTTTTCCGCCGTCATTGAAAGCGGGCTGTGCAAAATGCTGGTCATCGGCCTGGGCCTGGAGGCCGGTGCGGCGGCCTGCCATCGTTTTGCGGTCTCCCGCGGCTTTTCCTTCATTGAAACCGCGGCCGCGGTTGTGCTCAAAAAGTTGCCGATACTCTTCGGCCTAGCCCTGACGGAAAACGGATGCGGGAAATTGTATACCATTGAGGCCCTTGCCCCGGAGACACTGATCCACCGGGAAAAACAATTGCTGGCCCGTGCGCGGTCCATGATGGGAACAATTCCCTTTGACTGCCTGGATATCCTGGTGGTGGACCAAATTGGCAAGGAAATATCGGGTATTGGCATGGATTCCAATATCACAGGCCGGCACCGGGACATTGCCGGTGATTTTTCCGCTCCGCCTTGTCCGGGGCGGATTTTTGTGCGCGACCTTACCCGTGACAGCGATGGCAATGCAAACGGCATCGGACTGGCAGACGTTACCACCGCCCGGCTGGTCAAACGTATGGACCGGGAAAAAACCGCAGTAAACGCGGTTGCCGCCATATCACCGGAAAAAGCCGCCATCCCCGTGTATTTTGATACAGATTGGCAATGCATGCAGGTGTGCATACATACCGCAGGCATTGAAAATGGATCAGATGCCCGGATTGTGAGAATACGGGACACGACCTCCCTGCAATACATGGAAATATCGCGCTCTCTGCAGCCGGCTGCAAATGAGAAGGGAGGGTTAAAACAGGTTTCTTCCTGGCGGCCGTGGGATTTTGATGCAAACGGAAACCTTTTTGATTTTTATCCCGGGAACTGA
- a CDS encoding ferredoxin — MAFNPIVDAEKCEGCEECVEVCPVEVFEIQDGKSVPVNAEECLGCESCIEVCEPGAITVEEI, encoded by the coding sequence ATGGCTTTTAATCCGATCGTTGACGCGGAAAAATGCGAAGGGTGCGAAGAGTGTGTGGAAGTATGCCCGGTGGAAGTCTTTGAAATCCAGGACGGCAAGTCCGTTCCTGTCAACGCCGAGGAATGCCTGGGATGTGAAAGCTGCATCGAGGTTTGCGAGCCCGGCGCCATCACCGTGGAAGAAATTTAA
- the cysS gene encoding cysteine--tRNA ligase, protein MHYSILDTIGNTPMVEIRRLNPNPAVRILAKLEYVNPGGSIKDRPALAMIEAGEQSGELTSEKTVIEATSGNTGIGLAMICAVKGYRVMLAMSDAVSLERRKILEARGAEIFLTPGHLGTDGAIEEVYRLVREDPDRYFMTDQYNNPANWQAHYQGTAGEIIEQTGGKISAFVATMGTTGTVMGCARRFREYDPDIRIIGVEPYLGHKLQGLKNLKEAYRPEIFEKKWLDEKINIDDEEAFEMTRRLAREEGLFVGMSSGAAMVIAARQAAEMTEGTIVAIFADSGERYLSTPLFLVKKKAEIHLFNTLTRSKMPFDPIQKGRVSMYTCGPTANKFIHLGECRRFVFSDLLYRYLRYRDLDVNHVMNITDMDDKTIQGSESAGQSLVEYTRYYIDRFMADLEALNIVPADHFPRASEHVDDMVRVATGLYDKGFAYEKLRSLYFSIGSFSEYGQLSGIDIDKIKLGATVDLDEYEKNNPRDFTLLKRARLSELKRGIYVKTQWGNVRPSWHIQCAAISMKHLGKTYDIHTSTRELVFPHHENERAIAKALTGKPLARYWVHCEQVHAGQNGTRAQKQGLPTLEDLRNMGYTPRDVRFWLITGHYRKPLEYGPKRLDQAQNAIRRIDACIKGLQQVDQAGNDAASTEEIDQIAYDIRQGLINAMDDDLNMPRAMAAIFRKIRRINALVSEKRLTREQADKFLNTFEDIDQVLGFFDFTPKTLPPEIEALIRERNQARARKDFARADEIRQQLQQAGVEIKDEKIGDS, encoded by the coding sequence ATGCATTATTCCATACTCGATACCATCGGCAATACACCCATGGTGGAGATCCGGCGGTTAAACCCCAATCCGGCCGTCCGGATTCTTGCCAAGCTTGAATACGTCAATCCCGGCGGCTCCATCAAGGACCGGCCGGCCCTGGCCATGATCGAGGCCGGGGAACAGTCCGGGGAACTCACATCGGAAAAGACCGTTATTGAAGCCACCAGCGGCAACACCGGCATCGGCCTGGCCATGATCTGTGCGGTAAAGGGCTACCGGGTGATGCTGGCCATGTCCGATGCTGTGTCCCTTGAGCGCCGTAAGATTTTAGAGGCCCGGGGTGCAGAGATCTTTCTTACGCCCGGGCACCTGGGCACGGACGGGGCCATTGAAGAGGTCTATCGCCTGGTCCGCGAAGACCCGGACCGTTATTTCATGACCGACCAGTACAACAATCCCGCCAACTGGCAGGCCCATTATCAGGGCACTGCCGGAGAAATCATTGAGCAGACCGGCGGAAAAATATCGGCATTTGTGGCCACCATGGGCACCACCGGAACAGTGATGGGATGCGCCCGCAGGTTCCGGGAGTATGATCCGGACATCAGAATCATCGGGGTGGAGCCCTACCTGGGCCACAAACTCCAGGGCCTGAAAAATCTCAAGGAAGCCTATCGTCCTGAAATTTTTGAAAAAAAATGGCTGGATGAAAAGATCAACATTGATGATGAAGAAGCCTTTGAAATGACCCGGCGCCTGGCCCGGGAGGAGGGCCTGTTTGTGGGCATGAGCAGCGGGGCGGCCATGGTGATTGCCGCCCGGCAGGCCGCAGAGATGACAGAAGGCACCATTGTGGCCATTTTTGCCGACAGCGGGGAGCGATATCTGAGCACACCCCTGTTTTTGGTCAAGAAGAAGGCGGAAATTCATCTGTTCAACACCCTGACCCGGTCCAAGATGCCCTTTGACCCCATCCAAAAGGGACGGGTGTCCATGTACACCTGCGGGCCCACGGCCAACAAGTTTATTCATCTGGGCGAATGCCGCAGGTTCGTGTTTTCGGATCTGCTCTACAGGTATTTGCGCTACCGGGACCTGGATGTCAATCATGTGATGAACATCACGGACATGGATGACAAGACCATTCAGGGATCGGAAAGTGCAGGACAATCCCTTGTCGAATACACCCGTTATTATATCGATCGGTTCATGGCCGACCTGGAGGCTTTGAATATCGTTCCGGCCGATCATTTTCCAAGGGCCAGCGAGCACGTGGACGACATGGTTCGGGTTGCCACCGGACTCTATGACAAGGGTTTTGCCTATGAAAAGCTTCGGTCCCTTTATTTCAGCATCGGGTCTTTTTCCGAGTATGGGCAGTTATCCGGCATTGACATTGACAAAATCAAGCTCGGGGCCACGGTGGATTTGGACGAATACGAGAAAAACAACCCCAGGGATTTCACCCTGCTCAAACGTGCCCGGCTCTCCGAGCTCAAGCGCGGTATTTACGTCAAAACCCAGTGGGGCAACGTGCGCCCCTCCTGGCATATTCAGTGTGCGGCCATTTCCATGAAACACCTGGGCAAAACCTATGACATTCACACCAGCACCCGGGAACTGGTCTTCCCGCATCATGAAAATGAGCGGGCCATTGCCAAGGCGTTGACCGGGAAACCGCTTGCCCGCTACTGGGTCCACTGCGAACAGGTGCACGCCGGGCAAAACGGCACCCGGGCGCAGAAACAGGGGCTCCCCACCCTTGAAGATCTTCGGAATATGGGATACACGCCCAGGGATGTCCGCTTCTGGCTGATCACCGGCCATTACCGAAAGCCCCTGGAATATGGGCCGAAACGCCTGGATCAGGCCCAAAATGCCATCCGGCGCATTGACGCCTGCATCAAAGGCCTGCAGCAGGTTGACCAGGCCGGAAACGATGCGGCATCCACTGAGGAAATCGATCAGATTGCCTATGACATCCGGCAGGGATTGATCAATGCCATGGATGATGATTTGAACATGCCCCGGGCCATGGCGGCGATTTTTCGAAAAATTCGTCGGATCAACGCTCTGGTGTCTGAAAAACGACTCACCCGGGAGCAGGCAGATAAATTTTTAAACACGTTTGAAGACATCGACCAGGTGCTGGGCTTTTTTGACTTTACCCCCAAAACCCTTCCCCCGGAAATCGAGGCCCTGATCCGGGAGAGAAATCAGGCCCGGGCCCGGAAGGATTTTGCCCGGGCGGATGAAATCCGGCAGCAGCTTCAGCAAGCCGGTGTTGAAATCAAGGACGAAAAAATCGGAGACTCATGA